A genomic stretch from Pieris napi chromosome 18, ilPieNapi1.2, whole genome shotgun sequence includes:
- the LOC125058301 gene encoding phenoloxidase-activating factor 2-like isoform X1, with protein MLYRKSVYNRLLYSAAVCKMKSIVAVCLLVWGCQGQNNNIHSPNQWIGTLLTPTNKGPTDCYTENQEVGKCVKSSECMDSIEIDLEKMDVFSFNLISSESSCHYLKICCPTSRLITTATVTPPPLLLKRAGCGWSNPGVYSFRDSSNTHAKLGEFPWMVALMRKSSQNQAWDPKDSLGGGSLIHHSVVMTVAHKLNAINNDPSLIKCRLGELNRQNTNEIYPHQDRDVSKVLVHEQFSSKSLAYDIALVITSSPFDLSYPHVGIACLSIKAPKTDASCFSMGWGKDLNNANNYAVSLKKVPSPIVDQWTCDLTLRLIGSKFSLDNSLICAGGRNNFDTCIGDGGSSLACRTSSDGAPPRYTLYGMVSHGVECGLEVPALYVNVQAMLPWITDKFIDEKLDLTFFA; from the exons ATGTTGTATCGTAAATCAGTTTATAATAGACTTCTGTACAGTGCAGCAGTGTGTAAAATGAA GTCAATTGTAGCAGTGTGTTTGCTGGTGTGGGGATGTCAAGGACAGAATAACAATATCCATAGCCCAAATCAATGGATTGGAACCCTTTTAACTCCGACAA ATAAAGGACCCACGGATTGTTACACTGAGAATCAGGAAGTGGGAAAATGTGTGAAATCGTCGGAATGTATGGACAGCATCGAAATCGACTTGGAAAAGATGGACGTTTTTAG ctttaatttaatttccagTGAGTCCAGCTGCCACTACTTGAAGATATGCTGTCCAACCAGTCGATTGATTACGACAGCAACCGTGACTCCACCTCCACTGCTGCTAAAGAGGGCAGGATGTGGATGGAGCAACCCCGGCGTCTACTCATTCCGCGACTCTTCAAACACGCACGCCAAGCTCGGAGAGTTTCCTTGGATGGTTGCTTTGATgag GAAATCCAGTCAGAACCAGGCTTGGGATCCAAAGGATTCCCTGGGAGGTGGAAGTCTGATCCATCATTCCGTGGTGATGACGGTCGCCCATAAACTCAATGCTATCAATAACGACCCATCTTTG aTAAAATGCCGTCTTGGCGAATTGAATAGGCAGAATACGAACGAAATTTATCCCCACCAAGACAGAGATGTCAGTAAAGTCCTTGTTCATGAACAGTTCTCTTCGA agTCCCTAGCATACGACATTGCCCTAGTAATTACATCGTCTCCATTCGATCTGAGCTATCCCCATGTGGGGATAGCCTGTTTGAGTATCAAAGCGCCTAAAACGGACGCTAGTTGTTTTAGCATGGGGTGGGGTAAAGACTTAAATAATGCCAATAACTATGCCGTCTCGTTAAAGAAG GTTCCATCACCAATAGTTGACCAATGGACTTGTGACTTGACCTTACGATTGATTGGAAGTAAGTTCAGCTTGGACAACTCGTTAATATGTGCTGGAGGAAGGAATAACTTTGACACATGCATTGGTGATGGAGGCTCGTCACTTGCTTGTCGCACTTCG AGCGATGGCGCCCCACCTCGTTACACATTGTACGGAATGGTTTCACATGGCGTCGAATGTGGTTTAGAAGTACCCGCCCTATACGTCAACGTACAGGCGATGCTTCCATGGATCACTGATAAATTTATTGACGAGAAACTTGACCTTACGTTCTTCGCTTAA
- the LOC125058301 gene encoding phenoloxidase-activating factor 2-like isoform X2 yields the protein MLYRKSVYNRLLYSAAVCKMKSIVAVCLLVWGCQGQNNNIHSPNQWIGTLLTPTNKGPTDCYTENQEVGKCVKSSECMDSIEIDLEKMDVFSESSCHYLKICCPTSRLITTATVTPPPLLLKRAGCGWSNPGVYSFRDSSNTHAKLGEFPWMVALMRKSSQNQAWDPKDSLGGGSLIHHSVVMTVAHKLNAINNDPSLIKCRLGELNRQNTNEIYPHQDRDVSKVLVHEQFSSKSLAYDIALVITSSPFDLSYPHVGIACLSIKAPKTDASCFSMGWGKDLNNANNYAVSLKKVPSPIVDQWTCDLTLRLIGSKFSLDNSLICAGGRNNFDTCIGDGGSSLACRTSSDGAPPRYTLYGMVSHGVECGLEVPALYVNVQAMLPWITDKFIDEKLDLTFFA from the exons ATGTTGTATCGTAAATCAGTTTATAATAGACTTCTGTACAGTGCAGCAGTGTGTAAAATGAA GTCAATTGTAGCAGTGTGTTTGCTGGTGTGGGGATGTCAAGGACAGAATAACAATATCCATAGCCCAAATCAATGGATTGGAACCCTTTTAACTCCGACAA ATAAAGGACCCACGGATTGTTACACTGAGAATCAGGAAGTGGGAAAATGTGTGAAATCGTCGGAATGTATGGACAGCATCGAAATCGACTTGGAAAAGATGGACGTTTTTAG TGAGTCCAGCTGCCACTACTTGAAGATATGCTGTCCAACCAGTCGATTGATTACGACAGCAACCGTGACTCCACCTCCACTGCTGCTAAAGAGGGCAGGATGTGGATGGAGCAACCCCGGCGTCTACTCATTCCGCGACTCTTCAAACACGCACGCCAAGCTCGGAGAGTTTCCTTGGATGGTTGCTTTGATgag GAAATCCAGTCAGAACCAGGCTTGGGATCCAAAGGATTCCCTGGGAGGTGGAAGTCTGATCCATCATTCCGTGGTGATGACGGTCGCCCATAAACTCAATGCTATCAATAACGACCCATCTTTG aTAAAATGCCGTCTTGGCGAATTGAATAGGCAGAATACGAACGAAATTTATCCCCACCAAGACAGAGATGTCAGTAAAGTCCTTGTTCATGAACAGTTCTCTTCGA agTCCCTAGCATACGACATTGCCCTAGTAATTACATCGTCTCCATTCGATCTGAGCTATCCCCATGTGGGGATAGCCTGTTTGAGTATCAAAGCGCCTAAAACGGACGCTAGTTGTTTTAGCATGGGGTGGGGTAAAGACTTAAATAATGCCAATAACTATGCCGTCTCGTTAAAGAAG GTTCCATCACCAATAGTTGACCAATGGACTTGTGACTTGACCTTACGATTGATTGGAAGTAAGTTCAGCTTGGACAACTCGTTAATATGTGCTGGAGGAAGGAATAACTTTGACACATGCATTGGTGATGGAGGCTCGTCACTTGCTTGTCGCACTTCG AGCGATGGCGCCCCACCTCGTTACACATTGTACGGAATGGTTTCACATGGCGTCGAATGTGGTTTAGAAGTACCCGCCCTATACGTCAACGTACAGGCGATGCTTCCATGGATCACTGATAAATTTATTGACGAGAAACTTGACCTTACGTTCTTCGCTTAA
- the LOC125058302 gene encoding phenoloxidase-activating factor 2-like: MLYSKSVYNRLLDSAAVCKMKSIVAVCLLVWGCQGQNNNIHSPNQWIGTLLTPTNKGPPDCYTENQEVGKCVKSSECMDSIEIDLEKMDVYSESSCHYLKICCPTSRLITTATVTPSPLLLKRAGCGWSNPGVYSFRDSSNTHAKLGEFPWMVALMRKSSQNQAWDPKDSLGGGSLIHHSVVMTVAHKLNAINNDPSLIKCRLGELNRQNTNEIYPHQDRDVSKVLVHEQFSSKSLAYDIALVITSSPFDLSYPHVGIACLSIKAPKTDASCFSMGWGKDLNNANNYAVSLKKVPLPIVDLGTCELALQGVIGSKFSLDNSLICAGGRKNVDICIGDGGSSLACRTSSDGAPPRYTLYGMVSHGVECGLEVPALYVNVQAMLPWITDKFFDEKLDLTFFA; the protein is encoded by the exons GTCAATTGTAGCAGTGTGTTTGCTGGTGTGGGGATGTCAAGGACAGAATAACAATATCCATAGCCCAAATCAATGGATTGGAACCCTTTTAACTCCGACAA ATAAAGGACCCCCGGATTGTTACACTGAGAATCAGGAAGTGGGAAAATGTGTGAAATCGTCGGAATGTATGGACAGCATCGAAATCGACTTGGAAAAGATGGATGTTTATAG TGAGTCCAGCTGCCACTACTTGAAGATATGCTGTCCAACCAGTCGATTGATTACGACAGCAACCGTGACTCCATCTCCACTGCTGCTAAAGAGGGCAGGATGTGGATGGAGCAACCCTGGCGTCTACTCATTCCGCGACTCTTCAAACACGCACGCCAAGCTCGGAGAGTTTCCTTGGATGGTTGCTTTGATgag GAAATCCAGTCAGAACCAGGCTTGGGATCCAAAGGATTCCCTGGGAGGTGGAAGTCTGATCCATCATTCCGTGGTGATGACGGTCGCCCATAAACTCAATGCTATCAATAACGACCCATCTTTG ATAAAATGCCGTCTTGGCGAATTGAATAGGCAGAATACGAACGAAATTTATCCCCACCAAGACAGAGATGTCAGTAAAGTCCTTGTTCATGAACAGTTCTCTTCGA AGTCCCTAGCATACGACATTGCCCTAGTAATTACATCGTCTCCATTCGATCTGAGCTATCCCCATGTGGGGATAGCCTGTTTGAGTATCAAAGCGCCTAAAACGGACGCTAGTTGTTTTAGCATGGGGTGGGGTAAAGACTTAAATAATGCCAATAACTATGCCGTCTCGTTAAAGAAG GTGCCATTACCAATAGTTGACCTAGGGACTTGTGAATTGGCCTTACAAGGTGTGATTGGAAGTAAGTTCAGCTTGGACAACTCGTTAATATGTGCTGGAGGAAGGAAGAACGTTGACATATGCATTGGTGATGGAGGCTCATCACTTGCTTGTCGCACTTCG AGCGATGGCGCCCCACCTCGTTACACATTGTACGGAATGGTTTCACATGGCGTCGAATGTGGTTTAGAAGTACCCGCCCTATACGTCAACGTACAGGCGATGCTTCCATGGATCActgataaattttttgacGAGAAACTTGACCTTACGTTCTTcgcttaa